The following proteins are encoded in a genomic region of Cryptomeria japonica chromosome 11, Sugi_1.0, whole genome shotgun sequence:
- the LOC131036957 gene encoding ricin B-like lectin EULS3: MASCQPYLSPRLQGQIVSGFCKPYPHLNLGITTNKENLVPFDCKLTIAARNSNDPTQKWVIVETESDNDSDKNAFAFVNASTGHAICAKGDEVVLIEYKVDNVDKSLLWTLSEEIGDGFKNLISADGRVWTLESGDQGIKIMLRTSNGQDNQLGKFLPSN; the protein is encoded by the exons ATGGCATCCTGCCAGCCGTATCTTAGCCCACGTCTGCAGGGACAGATTGTGAGTGGCTTCTGCAAGCCCTATCCTCATCTTAATCTGGGTATCACAACTAACAAGGAAAATCTTGTTCCCTTCGATTGCAAGCTAACGATTGCTGCCCGTAATTCCAATGACCCAACTCAG AAGTGGGTGATAGTAGAGACAGAGAGTGATAATGATAGTGATAAAAACGCTTTTGCCTTTGTGAACGCGTCCACTGGGCATGCCATTTGTGCTAAGGGTGACGAG GTTGTCTTGATAGAGTATAAGGTTGATAATGTTGATAAGAGTTTGCTCTGGACTCTGAGTGAGGAAATTGGAGATGGGTTTAAGAACCTAATTAGCGCAGATGGCAGGGTTTGGACTTTAGAGTCTGGTGACCAGGGCATTAAAATTATGCTACGGACCAGCAACGGCCAGGACAATCAGCTCGGGAAATTCCTTCCCTCTAACTAG
- the LOC131036983 gene encoding ricin B-like lectin EULS3 — MASCQQYLSPHLQGQIVSGFCKPYPHLNLGITSNKENLVPSDCKLTIVVRNSSDPTQKWVIVETESNNDNDKNAFASVNASTGHAICAKDRIITLESSESTVVVGYWHVVVTEYKVDNVDKSVLWTLGEEIGDGFKNLISADGRFWTLESVDQGIKIMLRTSNGQDHQLGKFLPLKDYHII, encoded by the exons ATGGCATCCTGCCAGCAGTATCTTAGCCCACATCTGCAGGGACAGATTGTGAGTGGCTTCTGCAAGCCCTATCCACATCTTAACCTGGGTATCACAAGTAACAAGGAAAATCTTGTTCCCTCCGATTGCAAGCTAACGATTGTTGTCCGTAATTCCAGTGACCCAACTCAG AAGTGGGTGATAGTAGAGACAGAGagtaataatgataatgataaaaaCGCCTTTGCCTCTGTGAACGCGTCCACTGGGCATGCCATTTGTGCTAAGG ACAGAATTATTACACTAGAGTCCTCTGAATCGACTGT TGTGGTTGGTTACTGGCACGTTGTCGTGACCGAGTATAAGGTTGATAATGTTGATAAGAGTGTTCTCTGGACTCTGGGTGAGGAAATCGGAGATGGGTTTAAGAACCTAATTAGTGCAGATGGCAGATTCTGGACTTTAGAGTCGGTTGACCAGGGCATTAAAATTATGCTGCGGACCAGCAATGGCCAGGACCATCAGCTCGGGAAATTCCTTCCCTTGAAGGATTATCATATTATATGA